Below is a window of Demequina muriae DNA.
GCGCGATGTCGACGCCGTGGACTTCGTGGTGGTCCGTGAGGGCACCGAGGGTCCGTACGTGGGCAACGGCGGCGCGCTACGCGTCGACACGCCTCACGAGATCGCGACCGAGGTGTCGATCAACACCCGCCACGGCGTGGAGCGTGTGGTCCGCTACGCGTTCGACGTCGCGTCCAAGCGTGACCGCAAGCAGCTCACGCTGGTGCACAAGCACAATGTGCTGGTGCACGCCGGTCACCTGTGGCGCCGCACGGTCGAGGCCGTCGCACCCGAGTTCCCGGACGTCACGTGGGACTACCTGCACATCGACGCCGCGACCATCGTGATGACCACGAACCCCGGCAAGTTCGACGTGATCGTGACCGACAACCTGTTCGGCGACATCCTCACCGACCAGGCGGCTGCCATCTCTGGCGGTATCGGCCTCGCGGCGTCGGGCAACGTCAACCCGGACCGCACCTACCCGTCGATGTTCGAGCCGGTGCACGGCTCCGCGCCCGACATCGCGGGTCAGGGTATCGCCGATCCGTCAGCCACCGTGCTGTCGGTGGGGCTCATGCTCGACTTCCTGGGCTACCCGGAGCTCGCTGCTCGCGTGGAGGACGCCGTGGCGGCCGATGCGGCGGCGAAGGACGGCACTGCCCGCACCACGGTGCAGGTGGGCGACGCCCTCGCGGCACGGATCCGCGGCTAGCACCATGCTCAGCGCCCCGGCAGTGCATGAGCGCACGTTGTCGCGAGAATCGTGCGCTCATGCACTGCCAGCGCACACCCACGAAGGGGAACTGGGATGACTGACACCACCGCATCGGCCGCGCAGTCCAGTGTGGTCGCCTCGAATGCCGCCGCCTTCGAGGTCCGCCCCAGCGCGAACCCGCTGCCGGCGATTCAGCGGGACGCCGCCCTCGCGGACCTCAAGTTCGGCACCCAGTTCACCGATCACATGGCGCGCATGCAGTGGCGCAAGGACGAGGGCTGGGGCGACCGCCGCGTCGAGGCCTACGGCCCGCTGCAGCTCGACCCCGCCGCGGCAGTGCTGCACTATGCGCAGGAGATCTTCGAAGGTCTCAAGGCCTTCAAGTGGGCCGATGGCAGCGTGCACCTGTTCCGCCCCGAGGCCAACGCCGAGCGCTTCAACCGCTCCGCGCATCGGCTCGCGCTGCCGCAGCTGCCCGTCGAGGACTTCGTGGGCTCCCTCGAGGCGCTCATCGCCGCCGACGTGGCGTGGGTGCCCGGCGTCGAGGAGTCGAGCCTGTACCTGCGCCCCTTCATGTTCGCCTCCGAGGCGTTCCTGGGCGTGCGGCCCGCCCACGTCATCGACTACCTGCTGATCGCCTCTCCCGTGGGCCCGTACTTCCCGGGCGGCGTCAAGCCGGTGTCGATCTGGGTCGCGCAGGGCTTCCACCGCGCCGGACCCGGCGGCACGGGTGACGCCAAGTGCGGCGGCAACTACGCGGCCTCGCTGCTCCCTCAGCAGCAGGCCGCCGAGCACGGCTGCCAGCAGGTGCTGTTCCTCGACGCGAAGAACGACCGCTACCTCGAGGAGCTGGGCGGCATGAACGTGTTCGTGGTGCGCCGCGACGGCACCATCGAGACCCCGCGTCTGACCGGCACCATCCTCGAGGGCATCACGCGCTCCAGCGTGATCCAGCAGCTCGAAGATGATGGCCGCAAGGTGATCGAGAAGGACATCACGCTGGACGAGGTGCGCGCCGGCGTCGAGGACGGCGACATCGCCGAGGTCTTCGCGTGCGGCACCGCCGCGGTCGTCACGCCCGTGGGACGGCTCGCGTCGCCCACGTTCGACGTGCAGATCAACGGTGGCGAGGCCGGCCAGGTGACCATGGGCATCCGTCAGCGCCTCACCGACATCCAGTACGGGCGCGACGAGGACACCTACGGCTGGATGCGCCGGGTCGCCTGACGGTTCCTCGGGTCGCCGGGGCAATCCGGCCGATGCGCGATCAGTCACGATTCGCGGCCGCCTGATGGCGCGGCGGGCTCCGTATCAGATGGAGCTTTCAGGGCTGAGGGTGGGGAACGCCCAACTGCCGTGGATGATCTCCGCCCGCGGTCGATAGAGCCTGACCAGGTAGTTCCAGCCGTCCGTGATGGGCAGCGCATTCGGAACCTCGTCGGGATAGTCACCGAACCGTATGGTGATCGTTCCGTCCGCGTTGCGCTCTCCGGTGACGTTGTTGACCGTGTAGGCGCCGCGCTCGTTGGGTTCGAAGAACCCGGCCGCGTTGTACACCGAGACGGACCAGAAGCCATCGACCGGGACGTCTCCCACCGTGAGCTCGTAGTGCCCTACCGGGAGACGCGGGTCGACCCCGACGTACCTCGCCTCCGTTGACGGCAGCCCGCCCCATCCGGCCGCAGTACCAATGAGATGGCGGACAGGGTCCACCTGATCCTTCGCGCCGAACATGCCGTCGAAGCCGGTGAGGTTGCGAGCAAGGGAGAGCAGCGCTTCACGCGTCTCATCGAGTGCGGACGAGTCGTAGTCGGGCATGTCGAACGGCTTCGCTGACGCCGCGTCGACGTGGATCTGATCCTGCAGGGTCGCGACGGCCGCGAGATCCGTGGCATCGGTGGGATCCACCAAGGTTCGCACTGCCACCACGACATGGGGCGTGCCGAACTGATCAACCGACAGTCGGTGCTCGCCAGCGTCGTGGAAGATGGCGTCGATGTAGTGCTGCTCATTGACGACCATCGCCGAGAGGTACCGGTCGGAATGCTCAGGGATCGTGAGGGTCGCACCGGCGCTGATGTCGACGACCGCGAAACTGTACAGCGTGTCCCGGTTCAGACGAATGACGGTCTGCTTCTCGACCGCAGCCGGCTCGCGACTGTGAAGGAGGCGATTGACGCCCCCTGCGTCGTCCTGCAGGTCTCGCATCATGCGGTGCGTCTCTGCGACAGCGAAGTTGTCTGCGTTGACGTGAATGGCCACCATGTGATCATGGCACCACTGTGGCCGCCACGCGCGATGGCGCCGACCGGGCCGGCCACGTACAGTCGTGAGCCGGCGCTGGCCTGGTGACATCGGCCGATGCGCGTGTCTGGCTTCGCAACGCACGTATCCTGACGCGTCACGCCCCACGCCCTACCGAGGATCCATGAGAGGACCCCGCATGCCCCGCAAGACCATCATCATCACTGGCGGCAGCGACGGCATCGGCGCGGCGGCGGCACGCAGGCTGGCGGCGGACGGCCACGAGGTCGTGATCGTGGGCCGCAACCCCGAGAAGACGGCTGCGGTCGCGAAAGACGTCGGCATCGCCCATCATGTTGCGGACTTCGCGGATCTCTCCCAGGTGCGCGACCTCGCCGCCACGCTGCTCGAGTCGCACCCCGCCATCCACGTGCTCGCGAACAACGCAGGCGGCATCATGGGCCACCGCGAGGTCACCGTCGACGGTCACGAGAAGACACACCAGGTCAACCACCTCGCGCCGTTCGTCCTCACCATGGAGCTGATGCCCGCTCTCGAGGCGGGCCGCGCGACCGTGATCCAGACCTCGAGCGCGGCGGCGCTGAGGTTCGCCGCTTTCGACATCGACGATCTCCACGGCGAGCGCGGCTATGCGCCGCAGACCGCGTACGGCAACGGCAAGCTTGCCAACATCCTGTTCACGGAGGAGCTGCAGCGCCGCTACGGCGACCGCGGCATCTCCGCAGTGTCCTTCCACCCGGGACTCGTGGCGACGGGTTTTGCAAGCGAGACCACTCACTACATGAAGTGGCTCTATCACGGGCCCCTCAAGCGGCTCTTCACCATCAGCGCCGACGAGGGCGCCGGCCAGCTCGTGTGGCTGGCCACGGGCGAGCCGGGTGTGGACTTCGAGCCCGGTCGCTACTACGAGTCGTACAAGGTCGCGACGAAGGTGGCTCCCGAGCTCGGGGACGCGGACCTGGCTCGCGACCTGTGGGAGCGCTCCGCCAGCCTCGTCTGAGCGCTGGCCTCGTCTCAGCACTTGCGGAGCGAAGTCCGGCCGATGCGCGGGCCGGCTACCCCGTGTGCGCTCGGCTTGTCAGGGGAGCGCGGCTCGTTCGGTGATCACCACTCAGCGCGACCGCGTCCTGGATCAGGAGTGCCGCGGTCGCGAGAGCGATCACCGCGAACGTGGCGTCGATCCCGCCGTCCGGCAGCACGGTGCCGATGACGGCGCCGTCGGTCTCCGGCCGCATGGCGACCCAGAATGAGGCGACGAGAGCGGCGCACCACAAGATTTGGCCCGCCACCGCGACGACGCTGCACCATCGTGCCCACGCGGCTGCCCACCCACGCAGTCGTGGCGATCGGCGTCGCAGGACCCAGCCCGCGACGAGCATCAGGATCGTCACCGCGGTGACGACCGCGAGCACCTGGTTGCCCCACACCGGCATGGTCCGCTCGGTCGGCAGCACACTCGCGTTGGGCGAATCCCACGAGGCGACATTCTCGGGCAGCCCGAGGAGCAGAAACACGGCCGGCACCAGCAGCAGTGCGCGCCCCAGCGCCGAGCCCACCCCTGGCCGATCCGCCTGCGATCCCATGGGATGGATCATGGCACGCTGTGTTCATGAGAAGGGCTGGCAGCGCGACCGTGTTCTTGGCCGAGCTCGGCATGTACGTCGGTGTGGCGTGGTGGGGACTCGCCGCGTACGAGGGCGCATGGTCGTGGATCGTCGGCATCGGCCTGCCGCTGGCCGTCATGGGCATCTGGGCCGTGTTCCTGTCCCCGCGCGCGAGCATGCCGCTGCCGGACGGCGCGCAGGTGGCCGTCCGCATCGCGCTGCTGCTCGTGGGTGCCGCCGCGTTCTGGGCCGTGGGGATGCCGGTCCTGGCGATCGCGCAGGCGGTGCTCGCGATCGTCGGCACAGCACTGTCGCGGCGCGGCCGCGGCGACCACCGTCCGTGAGGCGGCCGATGCGGCGGCTGGGTCGCGACACAATGGCACCATGACCCCCGTCCGCAGCGAGCAGCGATACCGCGAAGCCGAGGCGGCCATGTGGGCGCATCACGGGATGCAGCCTTGCGAGCGGTGGGTCGAGGCGGACGCGCTCGGCATCCGCGTGCGCGCGAACGAGTACGGCGAGGGTCGGCCGGTGGTGTTCATCCACGGCACGCCCACGGCGGGCGGCGTGTTTGTGCCGCTCGTGGGCCAGCTGAGCGGCGTGCGTGCCGTCGTGGTCGACCGCCCCGGGTGCGCGCTCAGCGATCCGCTGGACTACGCGGGGATGTCGCCGGATCGCGCGCGCGACGTGATCGAGATCTGGATGTCCCGGCTCGTGGAGTCGCTCTCGGATGAGCCCGTGGACCTGGTGGCGAGCTCGGCGGGTGCGTTCGTGGCGCTCGTGCTCGCGGTGCGCAGGCCGGACCTGGTGCGCAGCGTCGCCCTGCTGGGCGCGCCCGCCGTGGAAGGGATGAACCTGCCTGTGTGGATGCGCCTCGCCACGTTCGCGCCGGTGGCCCGCGCCGTCGCCCGCCACGACGTCAACGAGGGGGACCTGCGCCGTTCCTTCCGGTCCATGGGCCACGGCGACCTGGTGGCCCAGGGCGGCGTCTCCCAGGCGGACCTCGAGTGGCGCTATGCGCTGTCCCGCGACACGGACACGTACGCGCATGACATGCAGATGATGCGCCAGGCAGCCACGTGGCGAGGGCCGCGTCCCGGGTGGGTGGCGACCACCACCGAGATCGAGTCGTTGACAGCGCCGTCCCTCTGGGTGGCGGGGGAGAACGACCCGTTCGCCACCCCCGAGCGCATCCGCGAGTGGGCGTCCCACGCTCGTGGCTCGACCGTCACGGTCATGGACGGCTCGGGGCATCAGCCGTGGATCGACCGACCCGCCGCTCACGCACGCGTGCTCGAGGACTGGTGGGCGAGCATCGGCGCCTCGGCCGCGTGACGAAACTTTCGCAACTGATCAGGAGCACTGCATGAACGTCGCTGACGTGTGGAACACCATCTGGGACGACGCGACCACTCCGGTGGTCGCGTCCACGTGGGCCGCGCTGTGGCCCTTGGCGGTGGTGGTCGTGTGCCTTGCCGTGCCCCAGGTCTGGCACCTGGTGCGGCACGTGGTGACCATCGCTCACGAGGCGGGTCACGCGAGCGTCGCGACGCTGCTCGGCCGGAAGGTGCGCGGCATCCGGCTGCACTCGGATACGTCGGGGCTCACCACGCATTCGGGCTCCACCAAGCGACTGCCCCTCGCGCTCACGGCCTTCGCGGGCTACCCGGCCCCGGCGCTGCTGGGCCTGGGCGCTGCGGCGCTGCTCGGCGCGGGGTACGCCTTCGGTCTGCTGTGGGTCCTGCTGGTGGTGCTGGTGCTCGTCCTCGTGCAAATCCGCAACGTGTACGGGTTCGTGGTGATGGTGCTGGCCATCGGCGGCTTCGGGTGGCTGGCGTGGTCGGGGCCCGACCCGTGGCGTGTGGGCGTGGCCTACGGCGTGACGTGGCTGCTGCTGTTGGGCGCGGTGCGCGCTGTCGTAGAGCTGCACGGCTCGCGGCGTGGCGCCCAGGGAGGCGGTTCCGATGCCGATGCGCTGGCCCGGACCACGCGCGTGCCGGCCCTGGTCTGGGTGGCGCTGTTCTGGCTGGTGACCGTCGCGTGCGCCGCCGGCGGCGCCTGGCTGATGCTGGGCGAGGTCCTCGGCGAGTAGCGGGCGACCGCACTCCCTGAGAACCCCCTGCCCGTTCTCAGCGACCTCCCAGAATCCGCGACGAGCATGGATTCATGACGGCACCCCGACCGTGGGTGCCCGAAGGGAGAAGGCTCATGCGAGGAATCGACCACAGCGTCGCACCGGTGATCTGGTCGGGGGTCTTCTGGCTGCTGGTGGTGCTCGCGATCGGCGCGGCCGTGTACCTGACCGCGCGCATGGTGACGGACAGGCGGGCCGATGCGCTCGCCGAGCAGTCCGCCGCCGCGCCCGCCGCTCGGGTGGAGCCGGCGACGACCGCGCGCGCCATCCTGGACGAACGGCTCGCCAAGGGCGAGATCGACGTCGACGAGTACAAGCAACGCCTGGAAGCGCTGGACCAGTAGCGCCCGGCCCTGGCCCGCATCGGCCGTTGTCGCACCGCGGACTCCTCTCCCTGCGGAGCGCGAGGACGGCCGATGCGCGCTGGGCGAAAATCGGGACCTTTTCCGTTCTAAGTTACGCAACCGTAGGTTACGATCTCGATATGACCGCAGAAATGTCGACGCCGACGCTCGTCCAGCGTGACGAGATCACGCACCTCACCGCCATGCTGGCTGCGCGCGCCCATGCCGCACCCGACGCCGCCTTCGCTGAGGTCAAGGACGCCGACGGCACGTGGCGCACGATCACGCTGGCCGAGTACCACTCGCGTGTGCGCGCCGTCGCGAAGGGCCTGATCTCCCGCGGCGTCAAGGCCGGAGACCGCGTGGGCATCATGGGCGACACGCGTTACGAGTGGTCGGTCATGGACTTCGCGATCCTGGCCGCCGGCGCAGTGAGCGTCCCGGTCTACCCGTCGTCGTCCGCGACACAGGTGGAGTGGATGGTGGCCGATGCAGGCATCACCCTGGTCGCCGTCGACACTGCGGAGCGGGCCGGGCTGGTGACTCAGGCCTCGGTGACGATGGTGATGCTGGACGACGATGGCCTGGATGCGCTCGCCGCCGCAGGGGAGTCGGTCTCCGACACCGACCTCGACGCTCGCACCGCCGACGTGGTCGGCGACGACATCGCCACCATCATCTACACCTCGGGCACCACCGGCCGCCCCAAGGGTGCCATGCTCTCGCACGGCAACTTCGTCGAGCAGGTGCTGAACATCGAGCGCGATCCCGGCTACGGCGGGTTCGTCGCGGGCGATGACGCCCGGCTGCTGCTGTTCCTGCCGCTCGCCCACGTGTTCGGCCGCATCGCCATGATTCTTGCGCTGTCCGCCGGCACCGTCATCGGGTTCGCCCCGAGCCACAAGACGCTCGCGGATGACCTCGGCACGTTCCGCCCCACCTTCCTCGTGCTGGTGCCGCGGGTGCTCGAGACGGTCTACAACAGGGCCGATGCGGCGCAGTCGGGGCTCAAGAAGCGCATCTTCCGATGGTCCGCCAAGGTCACGCGCCAGTATGCACTCGCTCGCGAGACCGGCACGCCCGGGCTCGGCCTGAGGGTGAAGCTCGCCGTCGCGGACCGGTTGGTGCTGTCGAAGCTGCGTGCCAAGCTGGGCGGCAACCTCAAGTACGCGCTGGCAGGCGGTGCGCGCCTGAACGAGGACGTGGGCCACTTCTTCCAGGGACTCGGCGTGACCGTGCTGCAGGGCTATGGCCTCACCGAGACCACCGCCGCCGCGATGGGCACGCCCGAGGACGCCAACGTCATGGGCACCGTGGGACGGCCCATCGCGGGCAACGAGATGAAGCTGGCCGACGACGGCGAGATTCTGCTGCGCGGCGCGAGCCTGTTCCAGGGCTACTGGAACGCTCCCGAGGCCACGGCTGAGGTCATGCGCGACGGCTGGTTCGCGTCCGGCGACATGGGCGAGATGGTCAATGGCGCGCTGAACATCGTGGGCCGCAAGAAGGAGATCCTGGTGCTGTCCTCGGGCAAGAACGTGCAGCCCGCGGTGCTGGAGAACTCCATGCGCTCGCATCCCGCGATCCAGGACTCGGTGGTGGTGGGCGAAGGCAAGCACTTCGTCTCCGCGCTGGTGGCGCTGGACGAGGCGATGCTGCCCGCGTGGCTCAAGCAGCACGAGCTTCCGGACATGACTGTCGAAGAGGCGGCGAACGACTCGCGAGTGCGCGACCTGATCTCGCGTGCGATCGCGCTCGCGAACGCCCACGTCTCACGCGCCGAGTCCATCCGGGAGTTCCGCATCCTGCCCAGCTCGTTCTCCGAGGCGCGCGAGGAGCTCACGGCTTCGCTCAAGACGCGTCGCAGCGTGATCATGGCCCACTACGCGGCCGTGGTCGACGAGATCTACTCGAAGGCGATGCCGCCCTCGCGTCCGTAAGACGCGTCTCGACTGGCAGCGTGTCCCGCTCCGAGCCTCACGCGAGGTCGTAGATCAGCGTGACCTGCCCGGTGGGCAGGGGAGTGGCGGAGCTCAGCGCCAGGTGCCGTGGCATGAGCGCGGCGTCCCACAGTGCCGTGCCGCGTCCCAGCACGACCGGTGCCACGCGTAGGCGCAACTGGTCGACCTTGCCGGCATCTAGGAGCGCCGATGCGAGCTGGAGGCTTCCCCACAGGATGATGTCGCGCTCGTAGCGGGCCTTGAGCCGGTCGGCAATGGCACGCGGATCGCCAGTCTCGACGGTCGCGGGCGCGTGGTGACCCCATGGCGCCTCGCTGAGCGTCGACGAGACGATGTGCTTGGGCAGCCGGTTGATGGGCTCGGCGAGAGGATCGTGCTGCGGCGTCGCGTGCGGCCAGTAGCCGATGAACAGTTGATACGTGTTTGCGCCCAGCAGGATGGCATCGGTGTGCTCCAGCTCGGCGAGCGCCTGATCGACCATGGGCCCCGGCTCCGAGACCGAGTCGTCGACCCAATCGAGTTCCCCATTGGGTCCTGCCGCGAACCCGTCGGCGGTGACGTGCTGCTCCACGATGATGCGTCCCATGGGGTCAGGTTAGATCTGTTGCGGACTAGGCGCACGAGATGTGGCCAGCGCACGGAGATAGGCCGAATGCAGTCACTCATGAGTACATCCGAAGAATGCGGGGCTGTTAGACCATTCATTGGCACACCCGAGGGAAGCCGATACTCTCAGGGCATGAGCAAAGGAATCGGCCGAGGAAACTACGGCGCGTATGCGTCCGCAACCGGGTCGCTCGAAGGCCTGGGCAAGTCGGTTTGCACCTTCCTGGAAGCCTTGCTCGCAGCCGAAGAGGTGCCGGTCCACAGTGTCTCGCATCGTGTGAAGACTATCGAGAGCGCTGACAGCAAGATGGCACGCAAGTCGGAAACGTATGGCACTTATGCTGACCTTCTGGATCTACTTGGGATCCGCATAATCACCTACTTTCCGGACGATGTCGATGCTGTCTGCACGATTGTCGAGCGCGAGTTCGACGTCGACTCGCTGAACTCGGTCGACAAGAGGGAGGCGCTGGCGCCAAACGTGTTCGGATATCTCTCCGCGCATTACGTCGTAGCCCTTGCCGACAACCGAAGTAAGTTGCCCGAGTATCGTGTATGGGCAGACTTACGGTTCGAGGTGCAGGTAAGGAGCATCCTGCAGCACGCTTGGGCGGAAATTGAGCATGACCTGGGATACAAGTCTGAAGAGGCGCTGCCGCGCTCATTCCGGCGGCGGTTTTCTAGGCTTGCGGGGCTCCTCGAGTTGGCCGACGCAGAGTTTCAGTCAATTCGAGTCGATCTAGCCGCATACCAAGTAACGGTTGGTGAGCGTGTCGAAGCATCACCTGGAGAGGTCGGACTGAACCAAACGTCACTCCGCGCCTGGCTCGAGCGCTCGGAGGTTGCGGCGCGCGTAGACGAAGAACTTGCTGAGATTGCCGAGGTTGCGTTGCGCGTCACTGAGGACGAGCGCCTAGCACGCGACGCCCGGACTCTCGCAGAAGTAGGCGTTGATACAGCCGAGCAACTCACGGTGGCGATGGCCAAGTACGAACAGTACATTGTGAAGTTCTTCGATCTGTGGTGGAATCGCGCCCTACCCGATACGCCTGAGCGCGCAAGCGCCATGCACCGTGATCTTCCTCACGGCATCTCGTTTTTCTATCTCGCTTACGTTCTCATAGCACAGCGATCCGAATCTGAACTTCGAGACTACATCGAAGCCAAGGGCTTCCGCAGCGGAAGCAAGAAGCAGGTGATCGCTCAGGTTCGCGAGACCTGGGACGCCGTCGTTCGCGAACTCGGCGAGCCGTCTGCTTGACGTGACCTAGCAGCACAACCCGGGAAATAGCTGGGGCCACTCGAGGGCTTCGTTTCGATCCCGGAGGCCAAGGCATCGGAGCGGTGTCAGTCAACCCGTCCTCGTGCGTGAGGCGACCGGCCTTGGTGCGAAGCACCGTCCTAGGCCTATTGGCCATTCGCGGGTCGACGGGCATCGGAGAGACGCGACGCTAGAGGGATGGAACAAGGCACGCGCCGACCGTTTCTCGTCAGCCCACACCGATAGGTCTGCATGCGGTTCGCACGCCCGGCCAGCGGGCGGCGCGTGCGCTCGCTGATGGCTGGGCGCGCGGCCGCTGAGGACAGCGGGTGGACTTACTTGACACCACTAAGAGAGCACCGGTGTGCACCACGAGCCATAGCCTCCCGGGCTGTGGCGTGCCTCGCTGCCCTCACGCCGCGTACCAATAAGCTGCGCGGCAGGAGGTTCGAGTGGCTCAGGGCGCGAAGTACATTCAGGTTGTCGGTGCAGTGATCGTGCGCGGTGGCGAGATCCTGTGTGCTCAACGGGGCCCCGACGGGGCACTCGCCGGAATGTGGGAGTTCCCAGGTGGAAAAGTTGAGCGCGGTGAGCAAGCTCGCGACGCGCTGACTCGTGAGATCGACGAGGAACTGTTCTGCGACGTCGCCGTGGGCAACATGCTCACGACTACGGTCTTCGAGTACGACTTCGGGACGATCGAACTGACGACGTTCTGGTGCGAACTGGTATCGGGAACACCGGTACTGACGGAGCATGCCGAGGTGCGCTGGTGCCGACCGGAGGGTCTGCAAGACCTCGAGTGGGCGCCCGCGGACATCCCCGCTGTTGAGCTCATCGTCGAGAGTGCGGCTCTCGCCTAATGGGTGTCGAGGAATACCTCGCGTCCGCGCTCGAGCGCGACGTCAGGTTCGGGTACTTGGATTCCGACGCATCAGCGCCCCGCAACGGAAACCCGCTTGTGGTGCTCAACAACGACTCGGGATCGATGCTCCGAGTCCTTCGCGAGGAGCTCCGGCATTGCACGGCGTTCTCGTTCTCGGTGGCGTTCGTCTCGCCGGGCGCGATCGCGCTGCTCAAGCAGGAGTTGGTGGAATTCCAAGGCCGTGGACAGATCGTCACATCCGACTACCTTGGGTTCAATCGGCCCGAGGCATTCTGGGAGTTGCACGAGCTTCAGAAGCTCGGCATCGACACCCGGATTCACCACCAGACTGCTTACCACCCGAAGGGGTACGTCTTTGAGCACCCGGATCGCATAGTCGGGGTGTTGGGCAGTTCCAATCTCACTAAGAACGCACTCGTACGCAATCACGAATGGAACCTCAAGGTCACCGCGGCGAGCCGGAGTGACCTCGCTCAGCAGTTTGCGGCACTTGTTGACGACCAACACCGGGAGTCCGATCCACTGCATGCCTCGTGGATCGAGCGCTACTCGTCCCGGTACGTAGCGCAGAGAGGTTTCGCCCGTGCGTCACCCCGCAGCGTTCGCGCACCCGAACCAAACGCCC
It encodes the following:
- a CDS encoding (deoxy)nucleoside triphosphate pyrophosphohydrolase, translating into MAQGAKYIQVVGAVIVRGGEILCAQRGPDGALAGMWEFPGGKVERGEQARDALTREIDEELFCDVAVGNMLTTTVFEYDFGTIELTTFWCELVSGTPVLTEHAEVRWCRPEGLQDLEWAPADIPAVELIVESAALA
- a CDS encoding GTP pyrophosphokinase; amino-acid sequence: MSKGIGRGNYGAYASATGSLEGLGKSVCTFLEALLAAEEVPVHSVSHRVKTIESADSKMARKSETYGTYADLLDLLGIRIITYFPDDVDAVCTIVEREFDVDSLNSVDKREALAPNVFGYLSAHYVVALADNRSKLPEYRVWADLRFEVQVRSILQHAWAEIEHDLGYKSEEALPRSFRRRFSRLAGLLELADAEFQSIRVDLAAYQVTVGERVEASPGEVGLNQTSLRAWLERSEVAARVDEELAEIAEVALRVTEDERLARDARTLAEVGVDTAEQLTVAMAKYEQYIVKFFDLWWNRALPDTPERASAMHRDLPHGISFFYLAYVLIAQRSESELRDYIEAKGFRSGSKKQVIAQVRETWDAVVRELGEPSA